Genomic segment of Paenibacillus polymyxa:
GGAGAGAGTAAGCGTAAAAAGTCCCTTTTTTATTCACTTTAGCCACAATAGAATCCGTTCCCTTTTGCTGCTTGGAGAACGTATATTGATTCCCTTGAACGTTCACTTTATAGCCGGTCAAATTGATATTAAATAACATCTGAGCCTTGGGCTTGACTAGCTTCAAAGCTTCTGAGGCAGTATATTTCGGGCTTGCAAATGTTTTTTTGAAATCTGCGTCATCGTTCCAGTCTACCCCATAGGTGGATACGGCCAGCACTTTACCGGTTACCGCGCTAATTTTGACCTCACTCGCCTCGTTTGCATCCTCAAACGACCAGTATGAAAGTCCCTTCGTCTCGTCCTTGTACCGTGAAGCGTGCTGTACCTTGATTCGCTGTCCACTCACACGCTTAAATGTGTTCATTGCACGGTTCAGTAACACAGGGTCCACCCGCTTCAGGGCATAGTCCGCGTTGATGGTAATAGCGTTACCTCGATCCACATCCACATACAACGAGGAAGCTTGTTCTCCTGCACCCCAAAACACCCAGTAATTTGAAGGCTTGTTGGACTGATAAGGGGATTTGACCCGCCAAAATGCTTCAAACTGCAGAGGACGCTTGCTGTCAAAAGCTTTGGCGCTGTTTAGCACTTTCGTCTTGAGTGGCGCGTTCATCGCCTTTCCCAAGCTGCTTATTTTATATCGTATGGTTGTAGAATCCACTCTGTTTTTTTCTTTATTATATTCTGTCTGCAACGTAGCAGTTCCGTCTTCCAGTTCGCCCTCTACAATCCAGGTTTTCCCCATATCTGTCACATCGTCAAATTGAAATGCTGTCTTTGAACCAATGAGTTGTTGCACCGCTTTTTCTAAACGGCTTACCACTGTCGGAGTTAGCGAGCCAACCTGCTTGTCCGTCGTTTCCGCGGCAGCAGGAATGGTCGCCGCCTGAACCGGAAGCGCGGTGGCTACAAATATGAGGACTGCAACTGCTGAAATCCAACGAAATTTCCGCACTATGAACGGCCTCCTTATTGTTTTTTCATTTTCTATATTATACATCGTTCAGGCGCCAAAAAAAGACAGAATATTGCCTTCTTCATCGTATTCCTTGTATACAGGGGCATGTAAGTCCAAAAAAAGAAGACCTCTAAGGTCTTCTTTTCACTCACTTCTATACGATTCATAGGCCAGTTACACGCTATCTTTATAATTCACATGATTCAGAACAGACGACCTTCGTACACGATCTCAGCCGGGCCCGTCATATATATGTGATTATCTTCCTCGTTCCATTCGATATCCAGATCGCCGCCCTTCAGACTTACAATGGCGTGACGGTCGCTGTATCCGTTTAGTACAGAAGCAACAAGCGTAGCACAGGCTCCGGTTCCACAAGCTAGCGTTGGTCCGGCTCCCCTCTCCCATACTCTCATATCTATATGCTTCCGGCTACGTACCGTGGCGAACTCAACATTTGTTTTTTTAGGGAACAACGGATGGCATTCCAGCTTCGGCCCCCAGGCTTCCAGATCAAAGCTTGGCGCATCCTCCACATAAATGACACAGTGCGGATTCCCCATAGATACAGCCGTAAAGCGAAAACCACTTCCTCCAGCTTCAATAGGCTCGTTAATTACGCTAGTCCGCTCTAGTGTAGTTGGAATTTTCAAACCCTCAAGAATCGGCTCTCCCATATCTACCTTCACCATACGAACAAGTCCGTTCTCTACAGTTAGTTCCACCTGCTGCACACCTGCGCCCAGGGTCTCGATCGTGATCTGTTCACGGTTGATATGTTTACGGTCATATACGTATTTGGCAGCACAACGGATAGCATTACCACATTGCTCGGCCTCCGAGCCGTCCGAGTTAATGATGCGCATGCAGAAATCCGCTTTTTCTGACGGCAATATATATACCAACCCATCGGCGCCAACACCAAAATGTCGATCACATAGCCGAACAGCTAATTCCGAGGCGTCAGACGGCAAATCCTGATGCCCAAACCAAACGATAAAATCATTACCTAGACCGTTCATTTTTGTGAATTCCATAGCTTACCTCCGCCGTTGCTGCTGATATCATGTTCCTCATAAAGCTTTGATCCCATGATATCATACAGGGCAATAGTGGGAAAGCGATGCGGTATGCATGACCCGATTACTAGGCTGAAAACTTCGTACGTCCTGCTGAAAAGTGTGTATTTCCGCCGCGACGACGGTTGCGTCGACCGCCCCATACACTTCCCGCTCCCATAAGAAACGTAGGAATCCCGGCTGCCACAATGGATAGCGCCCACTCACGCAATCCAAGCGGTACCGTTTTGAAAATAGGTTGCAGCACAGGCACGTACATAACCACCAGCATTAGCACTACGGAGGAGAGCACGGCAAGCACGAGATAACTATTTTGAAACGGATTACGATGGAAAATAGAACGGGAACTGCGGCAATCAAACACATGAATTAACTGTGCCAAGACTAGCGTAGCAAAGGCAACGGACTGTGCTTTGATCAATTGTCCTGCGTCATCCGGTGCAATACGTAATGTCAGCCAGAAGGCCGCTAGCGTACATAAACCAATCAACAAGCCACGACTAATGATTTTCCAGCCCAATCGACGAGCAAAAATATTTTCCTTTGCGCCACGAGGTTTGTGCTCCATAAGATCCTTTTCTGGCTGGTCCACCCCCAGAGCCATCGCTGGTAGGCCATCTGTCACCAGATTCACCCATAAAATCTGGATTGGTAACAAAGGTAATGGCAACCCGGCCATCATGGCAAAAAACATCGTCAAAATCTCACCAACATTGGAGGCGAGTAGGTAACGGATAAATTTACGGATATTCTCGTAAATATTCCGTCCTTCCTCAATTGCGGCTACAATGGTTGAGAAATTATCATCACTCAGAACAAGCGCAGCCGCTTCTTTGGTCACGTCCGTCCCCGTAATGCCCATGGCAATACCGATGTCCGACGCCTTTATCGCTGGAGCGTCATTGACACCATCTCCGGTCATGGCTACGACATGTCCGCGTCTTTGCAGCGACTTAACGATCCGTAGCTTGTGCTCCGGCGAAACTCGTGCATACACAGAGACGGTATCAACGGCTTTGTCCAGCGCCGCATCATCCATCGCAGACAATTCCTGTCCTGTCAACACATGGGATCCGCG
This window contains:
- the dapF gene encoding diaminopimelate epimerase, whose translation is MEFTKMNGLGNDFIVWFGHQDLPSDASELAVRLCDRHFGVGADGLVYILPSEKADFCMRIINSDGSEAEQCGNAIRCAAKYVYDRKHINREQITIETLGAGVQQVELTVENGLVRMVKVDMGEPILEGLKIPTTLERTSVINEPIEAGGSGFRFTAVSMGNPHCVIYVEDAPSFDLEAWGPKLECHPLFPKKTNVEFATVRSRKHIDMRVWERGAGPTLACGTGACATLVASVLNGYSDRHAIVSLKGGDLDIEWNEEDNHIYMTGPAEIVYEGRLF